AACTCCATGGATCTCTTAGCTTTGGTGGAAGCTTATTGTGGATAATGGCACTGCATTCCTCTGTTAAAGCAATAGTCTcaaaatcttccaatttcctcTTCTTAGACATGATCtcctttaaaaattttgtatataCAGGAATTTGTGCTAAGGCATCTGCAAAAGGAATATTAATGTAAAGCTGCCTAAACACTTTCAAAAATTTCTCAAACTGTTGATCAATTTTATTCTGCTTAAGCCTTTGAGGAATAGGAATGGGAGGAACATAAGTTCGACCGGTGGTAGTGGGGATGGTATCTTGGCTAGGTCCTCAACTTCTTCACCGACCTTCTTGCTCACCTCTTCATAGTCTACTTCATCACCAACTATAGTCTCACCACTTACCTTACCAAGTTGCTTACCACTTCTCAAGGTGACTGCCTTGCAATGCTCCTTCGGATTGACCTCTGTCTTACTAGGCTAATTACCCAGTCCACGAGAATTGATGGAATTGGCTAACTGCCCCAATTGCACCTCCATATTTCTATTGGAACTCACCAACTGGTAAAGCTTTGCTTCTAGTCTCTCAAATCTCTCTGAACTAGCATTGGCTAACTTCTCAATAACTATCTCCCAAGACTGCTTACTTTCTGGTTGGGATGGTCTTGGTTGGAAACCAGGAGGATGGAGAGGTCTAGAACTACTACCTTGGTTACCTTGATCTTTCCATGAAAAGTTGGGATGATTCCTCCAGCCTGGGTTGTATGTGTTGGAATAAGGGTTATTCTGCTTCTGCTGCTTGTTATAATTAGACACAAATTGAACCTGCATACAATCAGAACTCATGTGAGCTCCTCCACAGCAATCACAACTCAATACAAGACTAAAAACGGAATTCACATTACCCAGCTTACCGAACATTTTTACTAGAGAATCAACCTTGGCATTCAATATGTTTATGCCATCTACATCATACATACCTGGAACTTTCTTAGGCATACCTCTTTCATTAGACCACTGATAATTGTTAGAGGCCATTTCTTCTAATAACTTATATACCTCCTCTGTTGACTTACTCATTAAAGTACCTCCTGCAGCTGCATCTATGGTAATCCTGACTGAATGTATTAATCCATTATAGAAAGTCGTACAATCAGCCAGTCAGGAAGACAATGATGTGGACACTTCCTCTGTAAATTCTTAAATCTCTCCCAGGCTTCATACAAAGATTCACCATAAAACTGAGCAAAACTGGTAATATCATTTCTAAGTTTGGCAGTCTTACCTGAGGGAAAATACTTACTTAGAAAAATTTGTGACAAGGCATTCCAGGTGGTGAAAGAGTTAGGTGCTTTGGAATTCAACCAGgccttggctttatcctttagaGAAAATGGAAAAAGTCGGAGTCGAATAGCATCATCACTAACTCCATTCATCTTGATTGTATCACAAATCTCTAAGAAATTGGCAAGGTGTGCATGTGGATTCTCAGCAGGTGCTCCACCAAACTGCTCCTGCTGCACCATCTGGATGAGACCAAgcttaatctcaaaattattagcATTGATTGTAGGTCTCACAATACTGGATTGAGCACCATTGATATTCGGCACGGCATAGTCACTCAACAACCTTTTATTCTGGTTATCTTGGTTATCTGCCATGGCTACTGCTTGTTTTTGCTTTAGGTCTAATCTTTGTTGTTTCCTTAATGCTCGTagggttctttcaatttctggATCAAAAGGCTCAATTAGCTCATAGTTTCGTGGCATACACTAAATACAGAAAACATAAATtaacaaaaagaacaaaatagtcTAAATTAATGCAGAAAATTATTTGTATTGATATTAAAAACAATCCtacccggcaacggcgccaaaaacttgatagtCCCTAGACTCTACCACAAGTGCATGGGTCGTGACAAGTAGAACAGGGTAAAAGAGTATCGTTTTCACAAGGAGGTGATTCAAGTACCAATTTAAAAATTTCCTATATTATTTAGACGACCCCAAATTGATGTGACTGACTGCAATTTCTTAACCTAAAAATCAAATATGAAAGGTTCATAGGGCTTGGATTTCATCAATTAAATTTCGTCAATGAATTTAAATCTGATTGTTAATATTCTACTAATTACAATGACCGAATCTCCTTTTTTTATGTGATATCCTCTTTTAAGGCCTAACACCTATACCAATATTAATCTTATGTCTACTTTCGTgatcatagaaattaatataaattcattatgatctgtgaaattcttgaatgtaggtcacaagggtgtgcatttatttctaaactacaccgccaatgtttgataaattcaccaactaatattgatcttcaactttcgttacttcattcaacatcttaagcatgcaattcatggccagtaaattgcaagaatgaaaaccgaaattatcaaattgcaattaacaAAGGATATTCAAAATAACCATACTCAATTTATATCAAAAATTCAATGACTACATCCTATCCTTAGAATAAgaaaactagcaaatcataactaataaattaatccaattatttctcaaacataaattcgcattcaacattcttaataacaattcagcaaataaaaaaaataataaaatatatataagagaaaggaaaagaactctgtatttgcaaaaatccttcattccgttctttctcccagaattccaactttttcttcctctcgaaATTTCTAGCTTTTCCTTCTCTCGGAATTTCAGATTTTCCTCCTCtcgaaatttcagattctctgcatttttcttttcttatctgcTTGTCTTCCTCTTCGTATATGCTggcccccctcctcttctcggaacttccttttttttttgaattttaaaatagatttcCTCCCTATCTGCTAGCTGAAATCCGAAATTCTAGGCTGATTTTATGACTCGACTCCCAGCTGGATTTAGAGCACCAAAACGATATACTTTGGAGTTGGATCCTCATGAAAGTTTTAGATCTCGTTCTCTCCTTTCCAACACACCTGGGTTTACATTATTCTAACTTATATAACTTCAGATACAAGCTGAAAACCGAAATAGGGTCTGGGCTGCAGTAAAATTCTGGACAGATTCGGACTTCTCTATTTTGGCTAAGTTTTGGACTTCAAAACGGTAGAACTTGGTTTTGTGAtcttcataaaagttttagtTCTACGTTTTATCTTTCCAGCAAGACAAACAACACATGAAATGGAGGTCTGTAGATCCAGTTAGAACTTCAAAATCGAACAGTATTATGGGTTGACTAGACCAGCCCAATTTCAACCGAATTCAATAATTAAACAACTGCAAAATaccaagaattttcaagaattaaataaatgtaAAAGACACCTAAATTCTAGACAAATGAGCTAAGAATATACAAAACACTCTAAAACAAAACAATTAAGACTAAAAAAATGTGTGAAATAAATTTCCACATCAGTAATAGTAACTCGGCATACGACCCCGGCCAGTGGATAATAGTAACTCGGCATACTGCCTCCGCTAGTGGGTAATGGTAACTTGGTATAGACCCTGCCAATGGAGAATAATAGTTGGTTATGACCTCCGCtagtgggtaatagtaactcGGCATACGACCCCTGCtagtgggtaatagtaacttGGTATAGACCCTACCAATGGGGAATGATTGGGCATCCATTGTTTTATGTTCGATTTGAATATATGCTATATGAAATGCTTACTTTGTTACAATTGTTAATTTCTTAAATGAATGCACTAGCATAAAGCACATGATGCTTGATCTAATAAGATTGTACATGGTTACTTATTGAGCCATATAGCTAACACCActttatctatttttttcaaataattaaGATTGCTAGGAGCAACGAGCTTAATGTACTTCATGGTTTGGAAAAATGTAATATTAAATGTTaaaattttagaagctctgtaccaTTCCATTCTGCTGAAACTTGTTATCACATTTGTAAATAAAATTGTTCATTTTTGTTATGAAATTTTaagtggcttcgtgttattgtaTACATATgtttgcaatagcacggccgtgtcatgatctGAATTCAAGGCATGACATTTATGACCCTCGCTAGTGGGTAATTGTAACTCGGCATACGACCTCTGCg
The sequence above is drawn from the Phoenix dactylifera cultivar Barhee BC4 unplaced genomic scaffold, palm_55x_up_171113_PBpolish2nd_filt_p 000188F, whole genome shotgun sequence genome and encodes:
- the LOC120105078 gene encoding uncharacterized protein LOC120105078; the encoded protein is MADNQDNQNKRLLSDYAVPNINGAQSSIVRPTINANNFEIKLGLIQMVQQEQFGGAPAENPHAHLANFLEICDTIKMNGVSDDAIRLRLFPFSLKDKAKAWLNSKAPNSFTTWNALSQIFLSKYFPSVRITIDAAAGGTLMSKSTEEVYKLLEEMASNNYQWSNERGMPKKVPGMYDVDGINILNAKVQFVSNYNKQQKQNNPYSNTYNPGWRNHPNFSWKDQGNQGSSSRPLHPPGFQPRPSQPESKQSWEIVIEKLANASSERFERLEAKLYQLPSKTEVNPKEHCKAVTLRSGKQLGKVSGETIVGDEVDYEEVSKKFEKFLKVFRQLYINIPFADALAQIPVYTKFLKEIMSKKRKLEDFETIALTEECSAIIHNKLPPKLRDPWSFSILKAWIKGVEAYYHLFAAS